Genomic window (Thermococcus sp.):
AGCTCGAAGCCGCTCGCAAGAGGCTTTTTGAGGAAGAGGACGAGCTCGACTTCTGATTTCCTACCTTTTCTCTTGTCTTTCTTTCCAGCGCGGGGCGATTTCAACTCGAACCTTCAAACAACCACTTTTGACCTTGGTATCGGCGTTTTTGCCTTGGTGACTGGCTCTTTTATCCACGATAAGCTTTTTATTCCCACGTTTCGATAGCCATCTCAATGAGACGTAAAGTGGAGCAGATGCGTGAGCAGATTCTCAGCGGGCCGATAGTTAAGACTCTCATCCTGTTAGCTTATCCGCTAATAATCAACAGGCTCGTTCAGGTTCTCTACAACCTCACCGATACATTCTGGCTGGGCAAACTCGGAAGGATCGAACTTTCAGCCCCAGGAACCGCTTGGCCCCTCGTGTGGTTCTTCATGAGCATAGGTATGGGGTTTGCCACAGCAGGCTTCGCCTTCGTGAGCCAGTACGTAGGTGCCAGAGAATACGAAAAGGCCAACCGTTCCGCCGGAGCGCTCTATTCCCTCATGCTCATCTTCGCCACAGCGGTTGGAGTAACGGGCGTGCTTCTCGCTCCAGAACTGCTCCGTCTGATGAACGTCAGCGATACAATATACCCCTACGCGCTCAGCTACACGATGGTAATCTTCGCCGGAATACCATTCTCCTTCACACTCTTCGCCTTCAACTTTCTCCTGAGGGCCGTTGGGGACACCAAAACGCCGGTGAAGATAAACATCGCCACGGTAATCCTCAACATAGTTCTCGATCCACTCCTCATCTTCGGCATCGGGCCTTTCCCTAGGCTGGGGGTTACTGGCGCTGCAGTGGCCACAATGTTCTCGAACAGCGTTGGCTCGGTCGTGGGCGGTTACCTCCTCTTCACCGGGAAAGTGGGGATACACTTAACTCCAGAGACGCTTAAGCCGGACGTTAGGTTCTACTCTAAAATCTTCCGCGTCGGCCTTCCGGCGAGCATAGGGAACTCCACTACCGCTTTGGGCTTCGTTATACTCACGAGGGTCATCTTCACCGTTGGCGGGCTTTACGGACAGACACATGGAATCCCGAACTTTGAGGACGTTGCCTTCGCCACCTACAGCATAACCAACAGGCTTACCAACTTCATGTTCGCCTTCTCAGACGGGATAAGCATGGCCATGGGGACAATGGTGGGGCAAGCTATAGGGGCGAAGCTCTACGATAGGGCAAAAGAGATAGCCGAGAAGACGATGGCCATAAACTTTACGATACTCGGCGTTGGAACGCTCCTCTTCATATTCTTCCGGGTGCCCATCTTCCGGTTCTTCATAAACGACCCGGCCGTTATAGCCGAGAGTGCCAAAGTTGTAAAGTACTTTTCGGCCTCACTTCCTTTCTTCGGAGTCTTCTCGGCCGTGAACAACACCTTCCAGAGCGCCGGGCAGACGAAGAAGAGCATGGTGCTCGGGATGGTAAGGCTCTGGGGGATAAGGCTTCCACTCAGCTACGGGCTGGGCCTTCTAACGAGAGACACTGCCGGAATGTGGCTCGGTATGGGCCTGAGCAACTTTTTAGGGGCTGTTATTGCCCTCGCATGGTTCC
Coding sequences:
- a CDS encoding MATE family efflux transporter, with the translated sequence MRRKVEQMREQILSGPIVKTLILLAYPLIINRLVQVLYNLTDTFWLGKLGRIELSAPGTAWPLVWFFMSIGMGFATAGFAFVSQYVGAREYEKANRSAGALYSLMLIFATAVGVTGVLLAPELLRLMNVSDTIYPYALSYTMVIFAGIPFSFTLFAFNFLLRAVGDTKTPVKINIATVILNIVLDPLLIFGIGPFPRLGVTGAAVATMFSNSVGSVVGGYLLFTGKVGIHLTPETLKPDVRFYSKIFRVGLPASIGNSTTALGFVILTRVIFTVGGLYGQTHGIPNFEDVAFATYSITNRLTNFMFAFSDGISMAMGTMVGQAIGAKLYDRAKEIAEKTMAINFTILGVGTLLFIFFRVPIFRFFINDPAVIAESAKVVKYFSASLPFFGVFSAVNNTFQSAGQTKKSMVLGMVRLWGIRLPLSYGLGLLTRDTAGMWLGMGLSNFLGAVIALAWFLRGSWMKAIIEE